A genomic region of Syntrophaceae bacterium contains the following coding sequences:
- a CDS encoding tRNA 2-thiocytidine(32) synthetase TtcA, with protein MTRERKRTRLFLHLKKWLERAVLEYGMIDEGDRVLVGVSGGADSLVLLDLLDSPMVFTPPFALTAVHIDLGFDPGGEDLKAVEHWLRETGCEYVLDRTDYGPVAHSDVNRKNPCFLCSRLRRKRIFEIAEERGCNKIAFAHHQDDIIETLLINLFYGREISTMMPMQEFFGGKLHIIRPLAYLEEGLVKKYAREQGIPAVKNRCPTSGVSKRQYVKDLLNRLERDNPQIRHNINLAMRHVKPDYLPGAGLRQASGRP; from the coding sequence ATGACGAGAGAGAGGAAAAGAACACGGCTGTTTCTCCACCTGAAAAAGTGGCTGGAGCGGGCCGTCCTGGAATATGGAATGATCGACGAGGGCGACCGGGTGCTCGTGGGGGTCTCCGGCGGGGCCGACAGCCTCGTCCTCCTGGATCTCCTGGATTCGCCCATGGTCTTCACGCCGCCCTTTGCGCTCACGGCGGTCCACATCGACCTGGGGTTCGATCCGGGCGGCGAGGATCTCAAGGCCGTGGAGCATTGGCTCCGGGAAACGGGCTGCGAATACGTCCTCGACAGGACGGATTACGGGCCCGTGGCCCACAGCGACGTCAACCGGAAGAATCCCTGCTTCCTCTGCTCGCGGCTGCGGCGGAAACGGATCTTCGAGATCGCCGAGGAGCGTGGCTGCAACAAGATCGCCTTCGCCCACCACCAGGACGACATCATCGAGACACTGCTCATCAACCTTTTTTACGGGCGCGAGATCAGCACCATGATGCCGATGCAGGAATTCTTCGGCGGAAAGCTTCACATCATCCGTCCGCTGGCCTACCTTGAAGAGGGGCTGGTGAAGAAATACGCCCGGGAGCAGGGCATTCCCGCCGTGAAAAACCGGTGCCCCACGAGCGGTGTCTCCAAGCGGCAGTACGTCAAGGATCTCCTGAACCGGCTGGAGCGGGACAATCCGCAGATCCGCCACAACATCAACCTGGCCATGCGGCACGTCAAGCCCGACTATCTTCCCGGGGCGGGCCTGCGGCAGGCGTCCGGCCGGCCCTGA
- the smpB gene encoding SsrA-binding protein SmpB gives MAKKTEAAEKSICTNKQARRNYFIDETYEAGIALVGTEVKSLREGRANLKDSFASVNNGEVVLYDLHISPYTFGNRWNHDPLRPRKLLLHKQEIRRLYGKARERGLTLVPLRMYFKKGKVKVELGVGRGKKLYDKRDDLRAREDKRDMERGYREKGRE, from the coding sequence ATGGCCAAGAAAACGGAAGCCGCCGAAAAGTCCATCTGCACCAACAAGCAGGCGCGGCGGAATTATTTTATCGATGAAACCTATGAGGCCGGGATCGCGCTGGTGGGGACGGAAGTCAAGTCCCTGCGGGAGGGCCGGGCCAACCTGAAGGACAGCTTCGCCTCCGTGAACAACGGGGAGGTGGTCCTCTACGACCTGCACATCAGCCCGTACACCTTCGGCAACCGCTGGAACCACGATCCGCTGCGGCCCCGGAAGCTCCTTCTCCACAAACAGGAAATCCGCCGGCTTTACGGCAAGGCCCGGGAGAGGGGGCTCACCCTCGTGCCCCTGCGGATGTATTTCAAGAAGGGAAAGGTGAAGGTGGAACTGGGCGTCGGACGGGGGAAGAAGCTTTACGACAAGCGGGACGACCTCCGGGCCAGGGAGGACAAGCGGGACATGGAGCGGGGTTACCGGGAGAAGGGCCGGGAGTGA
- a CDS encoding integrase arm-type DNA-binding domain-containing protein yields MSLTDVKVRSSKPSTKQKKLFDGDGLFLLVMPHGGKYWRFKYRYDGKEKLLALGTYPEISLLDARERRDAARRQVAKGIDPGAVRKAQKKAETEATETFEVIAREWHAKFTPTWTRGHAITIMSRLERDLFPWIGERPINDIKAPELLAALRRVESRGALESAHRIRTIAGQVFRYAVATGRAERDPSGDLKGALPQPGEKHHAAITDPKEVASLMRAIDGYEGHYVVRAALRLAPLFFVRPGELRHAEWAEIDFDEEVWNIPPGKMKMKNAHVVPLCRQAIEILTELIELTGASKYVFPSGRSFARPMSNNALLAALRRMGYDKETMTPHGFRAMARTILDEVLQVRPDFIEHQLGHAVRDPNGRAYNRTAHLAERRKMMQLWADYLDGLKAGAKVLPMVKRV; encoded by the coding sequence ATGTCACTGACGGATGTGAAGGTACGGTCCTCTAAGCCGTCAACGAAACAGAAGAAATTGTTTGACGGTGACGGCCTGTTTCTCTTGGTCATGCCGCATGGAGGAAAGTATTGGCGCTTCAAGTACCGGTATGATGGCAAGGAGAAACTGCTGGCCCTTGGAACATATCCTGAGATTAGTCTCCTTGATGCCCGGGAAAGGCGAGACGCGGCAAGAAGACAGGTGGCCAAGGGCATTGATCCCGGAGCCGTCCGCAAAGCACAGAAAAAAGCCGAGACTGAGGCAACAGAGACCTTCGAAGTCATAGCTCGCGAGTGGCATGCGAAGTTCACACCCACTTGGACCCGTGGACATGCTATCACCATCATGAGCCGCTTGGAACGGGACCTGTTCCCGTGGATCGGAGAACGCCCGATCAACGATATTAAGGCCCCCGAGCTTCTGGCCGCCCTGCGCCGTGTCGAGTCAAGGGGGGCTCTTGAATCAGCCCACAGGATCAGAACCATTGCCGGTCAGGTGTTCCGCTACGCTGTGGCAACGGGAAGGGCAGAGCGCGATCCTTCAGGTGATCTGAAGGGAGCCTTGCCACAACCCGGAGAGAAGCATCATGCGGCGATCACAGACCCCAAGGAAGTAGCGTCCCTCATGCGGGCCATAGATGGCTATGAAGGGCATTACGTCGTCCGGGCCGCCCTTCGCCTTGCCCCGCTCTTCTTCGTGCGTCCCGGCGAATTGAGGCATGCAGAGTGGGCAGAGATTGACTTTGACGAGGAGGTCTGGAACATTCCGCCGGGGAAGATGAAGATGAAAAACGCGCATGTCGTTCCTCTGTGTCGTCAGGCTATCGAGATACTGACAGAGCTGATAGAACTGACCGGAGCGAGCAAGTACGTGTTCCCCTCTGGGCGATCTTTCGCCCGGCCCATGAGCAACAACGCCTTGTTAGCAGCTCTGCGGCGCATGGGATACGACAAGGAAACCATGACACCACATGGTTTCCGGGCCATGGCGCGAACAATCCTTGACGAAGTATTGCAGGTGCGGCCAGATTTCATTGAGCATCAACTTGGTCATGCCGTCAGAGACCCGAACGGGCGGGCGTACAACAGGACAGCACACCTTGCCGAGCGCCGGAAGATGATGCAGCTATGGGCGGATTACCTGGATGGACTGAAAGCGGGGGCGAAGGTTCTACCGATGGTTAAGAGGGTGTGA
- a CDS encoding AlpA family phage regulatory protein has translation MPKDTRIVEIQELPQTGLLRIKQVLRFVPVSRSNWWAGVKSGRYPKPIKLSERVTCWRAADVRRLVEGIRDAN, from the coding sequence ATGCCAAAAGATACTAGAATTGTTGAGATCCAAGAGCTACCTCAGACCGGCTTGCTGCGAATCAAACAAGTTCTTCGGTTTGTCCCGGTTTCTCGCTCGAATTGGTGGGCGGGGGTTAAGTCTGGGCGGTACCCAAAGCCCATTAAGTTATCAGAACGTGTGACGTGCTGGCGTGCAGCCGATGTTCGTCGCTTAGTGGAAGGTATCCGTGACGCCAATTGA